TGGAGCTATGTCTGAGAATAATAACTATAATAACTGTGGAGTAAATTCCCTCATGAGCTGTCAAAACCAGAAACAAACAGAACATCAGTTACAACCAACTCAGCAAGTCTCTAGACACAACATCTAATTAACCCAACCGTTTacaacaacaattttttttttctttcatgtaAAAGGGAAAGAAAGGGGCTGTGAGTGTGAGGCTTGACCATTCTTGTAAAAGGGGTTCAGCTTTTGGTTGACTCTTGAGAAGAAAAAGATACAGAGAGAGTTTGTAAGAAAGGGGTTTATTTTGTAAGGgttctgaaaagaaaagaaatacagAAAACGAAAAGAAAAACTGAGAGAAGGAAGGAAGGATTACCTGTCGATACTGTGGCATGGATTCCTTGATCATTGATGTACCAAATTGAATGTCTAGTGCAGATCTGAGCTTCCCTGAGGAGAGCTCAACGAGGTCGTAACCCAGATTGGGGTGAACCTCGATAAAATTGTTGTCTTGCATcctctctttatttttctttcttctgatTGCTTGAACTTGTTGATTGCTTCTGATTTCTGAATGGTTTGTGCATGAGTTCTCGAAGTCTTGTTCAACTCTGCATAGATAAAAGTCAGGTAAAAGGTTTTAATCTATTAGCTGAATATTCATTGAACTCTGTGGTCATTTTGGTCCACACGCGTGATTGTTGAAAGGTCATTTGTGACCTTGGTTTTGCTAATGTGTCTGTGAGTTGGTGTAGGGCAGAAAAGTAATTTTCCTTCCTACAATAACGTATGTGGAAAACCAGGTGGAGTCAAGCTTCCCTTTGAGAAGAGAAGACCTATGGTGGTGATAGTTTTATAGTAGACTTGTCTATATATGTCATTTTATCTTGATTCTCGTTCTAATCCACAAGATTGATGATGCTTACAATtacaagagaaaataaaaaagttgAAGCAATTTATAAGAGCTGACTCAACTTTATatgtaatataaataaatatcatataaagAGTTTAGAATATGCAAATGTGTTGTAATattgattaaaataataatcCGTTCGCCAGAAATTGTGTCGTAGCATGTCAATATTGAATATATTTCTGTTATCCTTCTTCTGGTTTCAATCCCAATATTGCTATGCAAATTATAACATAACATCGTCCCAAGCCTTATCTCAAACACAAACTCTAGTCTCCTCTAACCAAATTTTTGAGTTAGGCTTCTTCAATCCAACTAATTCTTCAGATCATTATGTGGGCATCTGGTACAAGGGAACTTCACCCCTTACTGTTGTATGGGTGGCTAACAGAGAGAATCCGCTTAAAAACGCAGACTATGCAACGGCAAGTCTAACGATTGGCAATAATGGAAATCTGGAGCTTGTGAGTGGTAAGAACAAGTCTGTGACCTGGTCAACTAATATTCATGTTCGATCAAATAGTTCAGTAGCAGCTCTTTCAGATGATGGTAACTTGGTTTTGAAAGATGGCATATCAGGAGAAAGCTTGTGGCAGAGCTTCCACCATCCAGGGAACACATTCTTACCTGGAGAGAATTATAATCTCAAAACTGGAGAGAATTATGTGTTGACCTCTTGGAAGAGTGACAGTGATCCATCGCCTGGTAATTTCACCGTTGGAATCTCGAAACAGGCACCGCCACAAGTTTTCATTTGGATCAATGAAACAACACCTCACTGGAGAAGTGGGCCATGGGACAAATCCAGGTTCATTGGAGTACCTGAGTCGGCTAATTTATATTCAAGTTCAATTAATCTTCAAAGTGACTTTGACAAGGGAACAATTTTTTTGTATTTCTATATGTTCAACAAATCCAATCTCGCAAATATGTTTGTTTCACCGCAAGGTCTTTTGAAACATATCTTCAAAGACAATGCCGACGACACTTGGAAAACTGTATGGGAGGGACCAAAAAGTCGATGCGACTTATACGGAACTTGCGGGGCTTTTGGAGTATGCAAAACATTTGAATCTCCAATTTGCAAGTGTTTAAATGGGTTTGTACCAAAATCATACCAAGAGTGGACGAGTGAAAATTGGAGAGGAGGGTGCAAGAGAAGAACCAACTTACACTGTGAGAAAAACAATAGTAGCCAATCTTCAAATGGAGGAAAAGCTGATGGATTTTACAAGATGAGTATGCTAAAACTACCAGACTTGTATACGTATGTGGACATTAATGAAGCCAGTAATTGCCACACATGGTGCCTGAATAATTGTTCTTGCGTAGCTTATGCTTATGTGAATGGAATAGGCTGTTTGGTTTGGTCAGAAGGTCTTATTGACATTCAGGGCTTTTCCTCTGGTGGGGAGGATCTTTTTATTCGCCTTGCACAAATTGAACTTGGTGAGAAATTTGTTGCTCTTAATCTCTTTTTTCTCAATTCCAACACATATATGATCCATTATATTCATTTCTTATTTAGTTGGAGGACAGAAAACCAGGAAGATTGTCATCATCCTCACAGTTATTTCTGGTTGTGCCCTTCTTGTTGCTGTTGTTTTCATATTTCAAAGATGGAGAACTAACCACACAAGTAAGAAAATGATAAAACTTCTATCAAATGTAAATTTTCACTTTATAGTTTCTTGTATTTCTATCAAAATTTATCTGACCTCAATATTGCACCAAATTTTAAAGCTGGAATAGCAGGGCCCGTTAAGGAGATCCTAAAGAAATTTGGTTTGGCTAAGATAGGTGAGGCTCTAGTACCCAATCTTCAAAGTGCCAAACAACAAGATCCATCTGAGTTAAGTGTTTTGGAATTGGATAGCGTTTTAGCTGCTACAAACCATTTCAACATCACAAACAAACTCGGGCAAGGAGGGTTCGGTTCTGTTTACAAGGTAATTACTTTGCGTTTTTAACAAAAAATAGTGTTACTCACTGCACTGTGTTTTGAAAAAAAAGAGTAAATAATGTCAGAACACCACATAAAAAAATGAGAGGTTTATCTACTTGCAGGGAAAATTACCAGATGGAAGGGAAATAGCAGTCAAAAGATTGTCAAGTAGCTCGGGCCAAGGCATAGAAGAGCTTAAGAATGAGATGATTTTGATCTCTAAACTTCAACACAGAAATCTTGTCAAGCTCTTAGGTTGCTgcattgaagaagaagagaagttacTAATTTATGAGTTTATGCCCAACAGAAGCTTGGACACTTTTATCTTCGGTTGGTTTCCACATGTTCTCTTAATTTGCTCCCTATCCAAATTGAGTTCACATATTAACTATCATGCAGGATACACCAACTTGTTTGCATCCCTCAATCTTTATTTTGTTTCATTCATCTGTTTTTTGAAAGTAAATTAGGTTATTCATCCTCTAAAACATAAGATATATATTAACATTTATGATCAATTATGTAGATCCAAGTAAAAGTGCACAGATCAGTTGGGCTACACGCTTTA
This genomic interval from Humulus lupulus chromosome 8, drHumLupu1.1, whole genome shotgun sequence contains the following:
- the LOC133794204 gene encoding G-type lectin S-receptor-like serine/threonine-protein kinase At1g61480; protein product: MSILNIFLLSFFWFQSQYCYANYNITSSQALSQTQTLVSSNQIFELGFFNPTNSSDHYVGIWYKGTSPLTVVWVANRENPLKNADYATASLTIGNNGNLELVSGKNKSVTWSTNIHVRSNSSVAALSDDGNLVLKDGISGESLWQSFHHPGNTFLPGENYNLKTGENYVLTSWKSDSDPSPGNFTVGISKQAPPQVFIWINETTPHWRSGPWDKSRFIGVPESANLYSSSINLQSDFDKGTIFLYFYMFNKSNLANMFVSPQGLLKHIFKDNADDTWKTVWEGPKSRCDLYGTCGAFGVCKTFESPICKCLNGFVPKSYQEWTSENWRGGCKRRTNLHCEKNNSSQSSNGGKADGFYKMSMLKLPDLYTYVDINEASNCHTWCLNNCSCVAYAYVNGIGCLVWSEGLIDIQGFSSGGEDLFIRLAQIELVGGQKTRKIVIILTVISGCALLVAVVFIFQRWRTNHTTGIAGPVKEILKKFGLAKIGEALVPNLQSAKQQDPSELSVLELDSVLAATNHFNITNKLGQGGFGSVYKGKLPDGREIAVKRLSSSSGQGIEELKNEMILISKLQHRNLVKLLGCCIEEEEKLLIYEFMPNRSLDTFIFDPSKSAQISWATRFKIIHGVARGLVYLHRDSSLRVIHRDLKVSNILLDENMNPKISDFGLARIFQGTMDQVNTRRVVGTLGYMSPEYAMSGIFSEKSDVFSFGVLLLEIISGRKISNFHYYDQDLSLIAHAWRLWNESRGLDLVDEAVAESYSAPEAISCIHIGLLCVQDHAADRPTMLDVVSMLINETYRPQPKQPFFTCQRQPQTGISSANEATVSLFEGR